The following are encoded together in the Aerococcus mictus genome:
- a CDS encoding helix-turn-helix domain-containing protein, producing the protein MPTLANRLKSAREAAGLTIEAVSEKIGKSVSTVWRYEQGKSEVNQESLTKLAELYGVSELYLRGFSDMKSADVIEVPVYKKYKKGKLKAAKKKHFFELASMGLPNEEIFAVRINDPSIQSLLSKKDYALVDPLAEVKAGDILCLADKDSGHLKLAKYQVYQDLPLYLPLGDKTEVRDSDDFEVLGRVFAHLGRV; encoded by the coding sequence ATGCCTACACTTGCCAACCGGCTCAAATCAGCCCGTGAAGCGGCCGGACTGACCATTGAGGCAGTCAGTGAAAAAATCGGTAAATCCGTATCAACCGTCTGGCGCTACGAACAAGGAAAATCCGAAGTCAACCAGGAAAGCTTGACCAAGTTAGCCGAACTTTATGGGGTGTCCGAGCTCTACTTACGCGGCTTTTCCGATATGAAGAGCGCCGATGTTATTGAAGTACCAGTCTATAAGAAATACAAAAAAGGCAAGCTCAAAGCCGCTAAGAAAAAGCACTTCTTCGAACTTGCCTCCATGGGCCTCCCTAATGAGGAAATCTTTGCGGTCAGAATTAATGACCCATCCATCCAATCCCTGCTCAGTAAAAAGGACTATGCCCTAGTCGACCCCCTAGCTGAAGTCAAGGCAGGCGATATCTTGTGCCTGGCCGATAAGGACTCCGGACACTTGAAATTAGCCAAATACCAAGTTTACCAGGACCTGCCACTCTATCTGCCCCTGGGGGATAAAACTGAAGTCAGAGACAGTGACGACTTTGAAGTCTTAGGAAGAGTCTTTGCGCATTTGGGGAGAGTATAA
- a CDS encoding TPM domain-containing protein codes for MVVLLALTAMYYFLYRTYQQPDYPAASQEYYVSDYSQRLNDFTTQHIMTEGYKLDQFTQAKLAVAVLPTTEKLNRSKYSQTLASQWGMTDEPQNEWALLLFRTDASYPRETSVDNPYMHLEIGGGLKDELTKQEIEEVVEHYDNDIYHNQNNYDQAAFDTFNALARQIYQAHQLEVPESLTQTYEEAAQDPANQSKINSQLMQADLKQAESQTLRNPRPLYRQLANAFFATVGTLLALVVVSVVCFFFAAGFLALDKFISRIFHWDKK; via the coding sequence TTGGTTGTTTTGCTTGCGCTTACCGCCATGTACTATTTCCTATATCGGACCTATCAACAACCGGATTATCCAGCCGCCAGCCAAGAATATTACGTGTCGGACTACAGTCAGCGCTTGAATGACTTCACCACCCAGCACATTATGACCGAGGGCTACAAGTTGGACCAATTCACCCAGGCCAAGCTAGCGGTGGCCGTTCTCCCAACGACTGAAAAACTCAATCGGTCAAAGTATAGCCAAACACTGGCCAGTCAGTGGGGGATGACGGATGAGCCTCAAAATGAATGGGCCCTTCTCCTCTTTAGAACGGACGCCTCTTATCCAAGAGAAACGAGCGTGGACAATCCTTACATGCATTTAGAAATTGGCGGGGGCTTAAAGGACGAGCTGACTAAGCAAGAGATTGAGGAAGTGGTCGAGCACTATGATAATGATATTTACCATAATCAAAATAACTATGACCAGGCGGCCTTTGATACTTTTAATGCTCTAGCTCGTCAAATCTACCAGGCCCACCAGTTAGAAGTTCCCGAATCTCTGACTCAGACTTATGAGGAAGCGGCCCAGGATCCGGCCAACCAAAGTAAGATCAATAGTCAGCTCATGCAGGCGGACCTCAAACAAGCCGAGTCCCAAACCCTAAGGAATCCCCGACCCCTTTATCGTCAGTTAGCGAATGCTTTCTTTGCGACGGTTGGCACCTTACTGGCTCTAGTGGTCGTTTCTGTCGTCTGTTTCTTTTTTGCAGCTGGATTTCTGGCTCTTGATAAATTCATCTCAAGAATATTTCATTGGGATAAGAAATAG
- a CDS encoding ATP-binding protein, with product MNYVKRDKYLGKIAPFVDQPVVKVLTGMRRVGKSTLLQMIQEELLPQVNPQNMISINLESGQYLQIKDGVDFYSYIQKQVKDLTGKLYFFIDEVQLVDSWERVINALRVDYECDIYLTGSNSSLLSSDLSTLLAGRYVSFEIQPFTFSEFIHLYRDLNLDKEELFQQFISLGGMPSLRYFQGEKEASYKYLNDIYNTVVVKDILEYQAIRDVDLFNRILRFCLENIGQTFSANSLRKYFASQGRKVSVDTVLNYLTFCQRAYLLKKVERYDTIGKKILTVDEKYYLTDHGFRQAVGFSNEKAIERVLENIVYIELLSRGYQVQIGRVRDKEIDFIASKQGQISYYQVSYLMESKETRDREFSVYSQIKDNFPKYVLSLDSFDFSQDGVIHKNLIDFLLGE from the coding sequence ATGAATTATGTCAAGCGTGATAAATATCTTGGTAAAATAGCCCCCTTCGTTGATCAGCCTGTTGTTAAGGTATTGACAGGAATGAGACGAGTGGGAAAGTCCACCCTATTGCAGATGATCCAAGAAGAATTATTGCCCCAAGTGAATCCTCAAAATATGATTTCTATTAACCTAGAATCTGGTCAATACCTACAAATTAAAGACGGGGTTGATTTCTATAGCTATATTCAAAAGCAGGTCAAGGATTTAACAGGTAAGCTTTATTTCTTTATTGATGAAGTTCAGTTGGTTGATAGTTGGGAGCGAGTAATCAATGCTTTACGTGTTGATTATGAGTGTGATATTTACCTTACAGGTTCTAATTCAAGTTTGCTCTCTAGTGACTTATCGACTCTTCTGGCGGGGCGCTATGTCAGTTTTGAAATTCAACCCTTTACTTTTTCTGAATTTATCCATTTATACCGAGATCTTAATCTCGATAAGGAAGAATTATTTCAACAATTTATTTCTCTAGGAGGAATGCCTTCCCTACGTTACTTCCAAGGTGAAAAAGAAGCCAGCTACAAATATCTGAACGATATCTATAATACCGTGGTCGTTAAAGATATTCTTGAATACCAGGCGATCCGTGACGTTGATTTATTCAATCGCATTTTACGCTTTTGTTTAGAAAATATCGGGCAGACCTTTTCGGCCAATAGCCTCAGAAAATACTTCGCTAGTCAAGGCCGTAAAGTATCGGTGGATACGGTTTTGAATTACCTAACCTTCTGTCAGCGAGCCTATCTCCTCAAAAAAGTCGAGCGATATGATACCATTGGCAAGAAAATTTTAACAGTAGATGAAAAATATTATCTGACCGACCATGGTTTTAGACAAGCTGTGGGATTCTCTAATGAAAAAGCCATCGAACGTGTCTTGGAAAATATCGTTTATATTGAACTCCTGTCACGTGGATATCAGGTTCAGATTGGGCGGGTTCGTGATAAGGAAATTGACTTCATTGCAAGTAAGCAGGGACAAATCAGCTATTACCAAGTTTCCTACTTAATGGAAAGTAAAGAAACGCGAGATCGCGAATTTTCTGTCTATAGCCAGATAAAGGATAACTTCCCTAAGTACGTCTTATCTCTTGATTCCTTCGATTTTTCCCAGGATGGCGTTATCCATAAAAATCTTATCGATTTTTTATTGGGGGAGTAA
- a CDS encoding type I restriction endonuclease subunit R: MPKIFTQEQQMEERLIELLTKRESQWTYRSDLKTADDLWENFFQQLEANNTAKLDGVPLTSQEKLSIKSQLDFPSFYVAGEWLSGENGVAQVELHREDASLGACQLMVINGNEIAGGSSHYEVINQFRSEKRDFLDQDGRFDVTLMINGIPLIQIELKNRSEGYKKAFNQIDRYIKTGKYHGIFSMLQMFVVSNGVDTKYIAANSRLNAKFLTGWVDQENQPVTNLEDFTTSALSIPEAHEMIANYSVLDKSSKSVILLRPYQIHAIKAIRQASYQQKGGYVWHTTGSGKTLTSYKVARNLLKIASIDKTIFIVDRRDLDQQTTNAFTSYAEADFVAVDETANVNDLIKRLTSKDRSLVITTIQKLNHVMKRYQQNPDNKRLNKLRDLRLAVVVDECHRAVTPQKQFELEKFFKYSLWYGFTGTPLFAENARDAFGDLARTTEEQYGECLHKYTVQEAMHDQAVLGFQIEYKQTFSDFQLDQLVADQFPKTNLSAIDKKEKEVQLDSAIFDHPDHMEEVVDSIINKSQNKFGFNNGVGKTYDAILTTTSIDKAIAYYKLFKEVKTGQHPRVSISETTKRAVLDFPKVAITFSISDNEHDSQDRKEAMKEILADYNQEFGMNFSLETLNAYNQNLNQRLARKSDTYKVRSEQVDLVIVVDRLLTGFDAPCLSTLFMDRPPMKPHHLIQAFSRTNRLFDDHKKYGQIVTFQTPAIFEEAVKEALLLYSNGGEDQIQAPSYEESKQELDEAVKELRTLVPSVESFNNYTDLAEMKRVAKAFQRFDSIYRTIEVYSDFSEAEFVAQYGFDRKEFEDYTGAYKNLIERIKEEMNDEDELEEDYPIDIEYEIESVRTEQIDYDYLVLLIDRYRESTEEQDKEKFKQEAEKTIDEFGRRKPELSEKIRDIFQAIISSPEKYKNQSTDEILANEINGYKERVLEDYAKAEFLNEELLKYVAANYDEDREGPQIGESEMINTADFEAYKENTQNPKSKLQYRKKIRHGYKDLIKEKIMPYDV; encoded by the coding sequence ATGCCAAAAATTTTTACTCAAGAGCAGCAAATGGAAGAACGCTTAATAGAACTGTTAACGAAAAGGGAATCGCAGTGGACTTATCGTTCTGACTTGAAAACAGCGGACGATTTATGGGAGAACTTCTTCCAACAGCTAGAGGCTAATAATACGGCCAAATTAGATGGCGTTCCCCTAACTAGTCAGGAGAAGCTTTCGATTAAATCGCAATTGGACTTTCCGTCATTCTATGTCGCGGGAGAATGGTTAAGCGGTGAGAATGGGGTGGCCCAAGTAGAGCTTCATCGCGAGGATGCCTCGCTTGGCGCTTGCCAGTTAATGGTGATTAACGGAAATGAAATTGCAGGAGGCAGCTCTCATTATGAAGTGATTAATCAATTTCGCAGTGAAAAACGTGATTTTCTTGACCAAGACGGACGTTTTGATGTGACTTTGATGATTAATGGTATCCCTCTGATTCAAATTGAATTGAAGAATCGTTCGGAAGGCTATAAGAAAGCCTTTAACCAAATTGACCGCTATATCAAAACTGGAAAATACCATGGGATTTTCTCCATGCTACAAATGTTTGTGGTCTCGAATGGTGTTGATACCAAATACATTGCCGCTAATAGTAGGTTGAATGCTAAATTCTTAACGGGCTGGGTGGACCAAGAGAACCAACCCGTAACTAACTTAGAAGATTTTACGACTTCTGCGCTCTCAATTCCAGAAGCCCATGAAATGATTGCTAATTACTCAGTCTTGGATAAGTCCAGTAAGTCGGTAATCCTTTTACGCCCTTATCAAATTCATGCCATTAAGGCGATTCGCCAAGCGAGTTACCAACAAAAGGGAGGCTATGTTTGGCATACGACAGGGTCAGGGAAGACGTTAACCTCCTATAAGGTTGCGCGTAACCTTCTTAAAATTGCTTCCATTGATAAGACCATCTTTATTGTTGACCGCAGAGACCTTGACCAACAAACCACCAATGCTTTCACTTCATATGCTGAGGCGGATTTTGTCGCTGTGGATGAAACCGCTAATGTCAATGACTTGATCAAACGGTTAACGTCTAAGGATCGGTCCTTAGTGATTACCACAATCCAGAAATTAAACCATGTCATGAAACGTTACCAGCAAAATCCTGATAATAAACGTTTAAATAAACTCAGAGATTTAAGACTTGCCGTCGTTGTTGATGAATGTCATCGCGCGGTGACACCGCAGAAGCAATTTGAACTCGAAAAGTTTTTCAAATATTCGCTTTGGTATGGTTTTACGGGAACACCTCTCTTTGCTGAAAATGCTCGGGATGCCTTTGGTGACTTAGCTCGGACGACGGAAGAACAGTATGGGGAATGTCTACATAAGTATACCGTTCAAGAGGCCATGCATGATCAGGCGGTCTTAGGCTTTCAAATTGAATACAAGCAAACTTTTAGTGATTTTCAACTCGATCAACTGGTAGCTGATCAGTTTCCTAAGACGAACCTTTCAGCGATTGATAAGAAGGAAAAGGAAGTCCAACTAGATTCAGCCATCTTTGACCATCCTGATCATATGGAAGAGGTCGTTGATTCCATTATTAATAAGTCACAAAATAAATTTGGCTTCAATAATGGAGTAGGGAAGACCTATGATGCCATTTTAACGACCACATCAATTGATAAAGCCATTGCCTACTACAAACTCTTTAAAGAAGTTAAAACAGGTCAGCATCCGCGCGTATCCATTAGTGAGACGACTAAACGCGCTGTCTTGGATTTTCCTAAGGTCGCGATTACCTTCTCGATTTCTGACAATGAACACGATTCTCAAGACCGTAAAGAAGCGATGAAAGAGATTTTAGCAGATTATAACCAAGAATTTGGTATGAACTTTTCGCTTGAAACTTTGAATGCTTATAACCAGAACTTAAACCAGCGTTTGGCGCGTAAGTCAGATACTTATAAGGTGCGTTCCGAACAAGTCGACTTGGTGATTGTTGTCGATCGCTTACTCACAGGCTTTGATGCTCCTTGTCTATCGACCTTATTTATGGATCGACCACCCATGAAACCTCACCACTTGATCCAAGCTTTCTCGCGGACTAATCGTCTCTTCGATGACCATAAGAAATATGGGCAAATTGTTACCTTTCAAACCCCAGCGATCTTTGAAGAAGCCGTTAAGGAGGCTCTCTTACTCTATTCCAATGGTGGAGAAGATCAGATTCAAGCGCCAAGCTATGAAGAATCTAAGCAAGAGCTGGATGAAGCGGTTAAAGAATTAAGAACTCTGGTGCCAAGTGTGGAGAGTTTCAACAATTACACGGACTTAGCTGAAATGAAGCGGGTAGCCAAGGCCTTTCAACGTTTTGATAGTATTTACCGGACCATTGAGGTCTATAGTGATTTTAGTGAAGCGGAATTTGTGGCTCAATACGGTTTTGATCGTAAAGAATTTGAAGACTATACCGGTGCTTATAAGAATCTCATCGAACGGATTAAGGAAGAAATGAATGATGAGGATGAGCTTGAGGAAGATTATCCAATTGATATCGAATATGAGATTGAATCGGTTCGGACAGAGCAGATTGATTATGATTACCTCGTCCTTCTGATTGACCGTTACCGTGAATCAACGGAAGAACAAGACAAAGAGAAATTCAAACAGGAAGCTGAAAAGACCATTGATGAATTTGGCCGCCGTAAACCTGAATTGAGTGAAAAAATTCGTGATATTTTCCAAGCCATTATCTCAAGTCCGGAAAAATATAAAAATCAGTCCACGGATGAAATATTAGCCAATGAGATTAATGGTTACAAGGAACGCGTATTAGAAGACTATGCCAAGGCAGAATTTCTAAATGAAGAGTTATTGAAATACGTCGCCGCTAACTATGATGAAGACCGTGAAGGCCCACAAATTGGCGAAAGTGAAATGATTAATACAGCTGATTTTGAAGCTTATAAGGAAAACACTCAGAATCCTAAGTCCAAATTACAGTATCGTAAAAAAATACGTCATGGCTATAAAGACCTGATTAAAGAGAAAATTATGCCTTATGATGTGTAG
- a CDS encoding restriction endonuclease subunit S yields the protein MGNISSFNPNAELPSQFFYVDLESVCGTQLVDYKFMSKEEAPSRAKRLAKKGDIFYQTVRPYQRNNLLFNEDDNEFVFSTGYAQIRTNIINNKFLFYLLQTDKFVLKVLSMCTGTSYPAITSAEMSKVIIHYPKKQLEQIKIGELLNRLDFIITLEQQKIEKLELLKQYLLQNMFADESGYPNLRFRGYTGPWFKNKGKNIFKKITEKKQAHLPVLSATQDKGMVLRDEFNERLQYDRKNLSNYKVVRPGQFVVHLRSFQGGFAHSNYLGITSPAYTIFDFINTNEHNDIYWKFYFANDHFILLLEKVTYGIRDGRTINFSDFCTLNINFPSLSEQNKIAKLLFSLDSLINLRTTKLENLTSLKQKLLSSLFI from the coding sequence TTGGGGAACATCAGCAGCTTTAATCCAAATGCTGAATTGCCTTCGCAATTTTTCTATGTGGATTTAGAGTCTGTTTGTGGTACTCAATTAGTCGATTATAAATTCATGAGTAAGGAAGAGGCACCTTCACGAGCTAAAAGATTAGCTAAGAAAGGTGATATTTTTTATCAAACAGTTCGACCATATCAAAGAAATAATTTACTTTTTAATGAAGATGATAATGAGTTTGTTTTTTCAACTGGCTATGCACAGATTAGGACAAATATAATAAATAATAAGTTTCTTTTTTACTTATTGCAAACAGATAAATTCGTATTAAAGGTCCTAAGTATGTGCACAGGGACCAGCTACCCAGCAATAACTTCAGCTGAAATGTCTAAGGTAATAATTCATTATCCTAAAAAACAATTAGAGCAAATAAAGATAGGTGAATTGTTGAATCGATTAGACTTTATTATTACTCTTGAGCAACAAAAAATCGAAAAGTTAGAGCTCCTGAAACAGTATTTGTTGCAGAATATGTTTGCCGATGAGAGTGGATATCCTAACTTAAGGTTTAGAGGTTATACCGGTCCTTGGTTCAAAAATAAAGGGAAAAATATATTTAAAAAGATTACAGAAAAAAAACAAGCCCATCTTCCTGTCTTATCGGCAACACAAGATAAAGGCATGGTGCTAAGAGATGAATTCAATGAAAGGCTACAGTACGATAGAAAAAACCTCTCTAATTACAAAGTTGTAAGACCTGGTCAATTTGTTGTTCATTTACGTTCATTTCAGGGAGGGTTTGCACACTCCAATTATTTAGGTATAACTTCTCCAGCTTATACTATATTCGATTTTATAAATACTAACGAACATAATGATATCTATTGGAAGTTTTACTTTGCAAATGATCACTTTATTTTACTATTAGAGAAAGTAACTTATGGTATTAGAGATGGAAGAACTATAAATTTTTCTGATTTTTGCACTTTGAATATTAATTTTCCATCATTAAGTGAACAGAATAAAATCGCCAAATTATTATTTTCATTAGATTCTCTTATTAATCTCAGAACAACTAAATTAGAAAACTTAACCTCTCTAAAACAAAAACTCCTGTCTTCCCTGTTTATCTAA
- a CDS encoding Txe/YoeB family addiction module toxin, with product MKVHWSRGSVIERDVWKENDRKVYDKIYRLLRAIKEAPYQGLGKPEPLKYDLSGYWSRRLTRQDRLVYRVTDDAIEVLSCKYHY from the coding sequence ATGAAAGTTCATTGGAGTCGGGGGTCTGTTATCGAACGTGACGTTTGGAAAGAAAATGACCGAAAAGTCTATGATAAGATCTATCGCTTATTACGAGCCATCAAAGAAGCCCCCTACCAAGGACTAGGTAAGCCGGAACCTTTAAAATATGATCTATCGGGTTATTGGTCAAGGCGACTGACTAGACAAGATCGTTTAGTTTACCGTGTCACAGATGACGCGATTGAAGTCCTATCGTGTAAATACCATTACTAA
- a CDS encoding type II toxin-antitoxin system Phd/YefM family antitoxin produces MEVTNYSDFRQNMKKYMDQINEDAIEYTVTSQNGNDVVVMAKSDFDSLMETYHLLSSRANRENLYQAMDELDRGDYEVEEI; encoded by the coding sequence ATGGAAGTAACCAATTATAGTGATTTCAGACAGAATATGAAGAAATACATGGACCAGATTAATGAAGATGCTATTGAATATACTGTAACCTCTCAGAATGGGAATGATGTGGTTGTTATGGCCAAATCAGATTTTGACAGTCTGATGGAGACTTACCATCTCTTATCGAGCCGCGCCAACCGTGAAAACCTCTACCAAGCCATGGATGAGCTCGATCGTGGCGATTATGAAGTTGAGGAAATCTAA
- a CDS encoding site-specific integrase: MARKRKIVFHEYFKEWFELYKLGAVRDVTLRKYDLTWRHLKHLAPNLTLDQLTKKNYQALLNQFAQSHEKQTTLDFHHLVKGAILEAYDEGLIDRDPTRKVVIKGVKGKIKKAKYLNQEDLHKLLNQLHLQTEISYDWLILLVAKTGLRFSEALGVTPSDFNFSQHMLSINKTWDYKKDEGGFVPTKNASSVRKLRLDWQLTLQFQQLIQNYPQQKPIFVQGRIHNSTVNQRLAKLCQQAGIPEITIHALRHTHASMLLYGGVSIASVAKRLGHANMATTQKTYLHIIQELEDKDNNKMMEILCQL; this comes from the coding sequence ATGGCAAGAAAACGAAAGATTGTTTTTCATGAATATTTTAAGGAGTGGTTTGAGCTATATAAGTTAGGGGCGGTGCGTGATGTGACTCTGAGGAAATACGACCTAACCTGGCGGCATTTGAAACACTTAGCGCCAAACTTAACTTTAGACCAGTTGACTAAGAAGAACTATCAAGCTTTACTTAATCAATTTGCCCAAAGTCATGAGAAACAAACGACTTTAGACTTTCATCATTTAGTGAAAGGAGCGATTCTGGAGGCTTATGACGAGGGATTAATTGATCGCGATCCGACGCGAAAAGTTGTGATTAAAGGCGTCAAAGGGAAGATTAAAAAGGCCAAGTATCTAAACCAGGAAGATTTGCATAAGTTATTAAATCAACTACACTTGCAGACAGAGATTTCTTATGATTGGCTCATCCTCTTAGTTGCCAAAACAGGCTTACGTTTCAGTGAGGCCTTGGGTGTTACACCTTCAGATTTCAATTTCAGCCAGCACATGCTCTCGATTAATAAGACCTGGGACTACAAGAAGGATGAAGGCGGCTTTGTGCCGACTAAGAATGCTTCTTCGGTGCGCAAGCTACGTCTAGATTGGCAGTTGACTCTACAATTCCAACAACTCATTCAAAATTATCCTCAACAAAAGCCGATCTTCGTTCAGGGACGGATCCATAATTCAACAGTCAATCAACGCTTGGCTAAACTCTGCCAACAGGCTGGAATTCCAGAGATCACTATTCATGCCCTCCGCCATACGCACGCTTCTATGCTGCTTTATGGTGGTGTGTCAATTGCAAGTGTGGCTAAACGCTTGGGCCATGCCAACATGGCGACGACTCAAAAAACCTATCTCCATATTATTCAAGAGTTAGAGGATAAGGATAATAACAAGATGATGGAGATTCTATGTCAGTTATAG
- a CDS encoding restriction endonuclease subunit S, translating into MAEERKQPELRFKGFTDDWIQDKLHELTVINSGKDYKNLSEGHIPVYGTGGYMLSVNKSLSDIDAVGLGRKGTIDNPIYLKAPFWTVDTLFYITTQQQNNIMFFYYLFKTINWKKYNEASGVPSLSKQTIYSISVKVPNTFEQSKISKLFYSLDRIITLEQQKIEKLELLKQYLLQNMFADESGYPRVRFKGYNNKWERSKLNTISDSYSGLSGKTKEDFGKGEARYIEYKNVFDNPVAKLDGTDAIDIDYKQNEVKKGDFLFTTSSETPEEVGMSSLWDYDLNNIYLNSFCFGVRIKEKIDSYYLAYYFRSPEFRSRVMKLAQGISRYNISKNKFCELKISVPSYEEGVRIGRLLKSTTDLIDLEENKLKEFKLIKSKLLQSLFI; encoded by the coding sequence ATGGCAGAAGAAAGAAAACAACCCGAGCTTAGGTTCAAGGGATTCACGGATGATTGGATTCAGGATAAGTTACATGAACTAACAGTAATTAATTCTGGAAAAGATTATAAAAATCTTTCTGAAGGACACATTCCAGTATATGGTACAGGTGGTTACATGTTATCGGTAAATAAGAGTTTATCCGATATAGATGCTGTAGGTTTGGGCAGAAAAGGAACTATAGATAATCCAATTTATTTAAAAGCTCCATTTTGGACAGTAGATACTTTATTCTATATAACAACACAGCAACAAAATAATATAATGTTTTTTTACTATCTATTTAAGACCATTAATTGGAAAAAGTATAATGAAGCCTCGGGTGTTCCCAGTTTATCAAAGCAAACAATATATTCAATTTCTGTAAAAGTCCCAAATACATTTGAACAATCTAAAATCTCTAAACTTTTCTATTCTTTAGATAGAATTATTACTCTTGAGCAACAAAAAATCGAGAAGTTAGAACTCCTGAAACAGTATTTGTTGCAGAATATGTTTGCTGATGAGAGCGGATATCCTAGAGTTAGATTTAAAGGTTATAATAACAAATGGGAAAGAAGTAAATTAAATACAATTAGCGATAGTTATTCAGGACTATCCGGTAAGACAAAAGAAGATTTTGGAAAGGGTGAAGCTAGATACATAGAATATAAAAATGTTTTTGATAACCCTGTAGCAAAACTTGATGGAACTGACGCAATTGATATCGACTATAAGCAAAACGAAGTTAAGAAAGGTGACTTTCTTTTCACAACTTCTTCTGAAACCCCTGAGGAAGTAGGAATGTCATCGTTATGGGATTACGATCTTAATAATATATATTTAAATAGTTTCTGTTTTGGAGTTCGGATAAAAGAAAAGATAGATTCTTATTATTTAGCTTACTATTTTAGATCTCCAGAATTTCGTTCAAGAGTTATGAAATTAGCTCAAGGGATCTCACGTTATAATATTTCTAAAAACAAATTTTGTGAATTGAAAATTTCTGTTCCTTCTTATGAAGAAGGAGTACGTATTGGTAGATTATTAAAATCAACAACTGATTTAATTGATTTGGAAGAAAACAAATTAAAAGAATTTAAGCTGATAAAATCCAAGCTCCTCCAATCATTATTTATTTAA